The Argopecten irradians isolate NY chromosome 4, Ai_NY, whole genome shotgun sequence genome has a window encoding:
- the LOC138320485 gene encoding calcium-binding mitochondrial carrier protein SCaMC-2-like: MTGDSSNPPISAEDNKKYQELFDKLDVNKDGRIDIADLTSSLTEMNVPVGQAQEFLKKHDSNKDGQIDFAEFLKYVTVHDQQLRLYFKKIDTNQDGTIDASEIQESFRKLGLNIDRNEAQKLLQRMDKDGTLKIDFNEWRNFLLLSPAQNIHDMLHYWRHASIIDIGENNMVPDDFTEKEMQTGMWWRHLVAGGAAGAVSRTCTAPLDRLKVLLQVHASSKNNYGVVNGFRFMLNEGGVKSLWRGNGINVIKIAPETAIKFMAYEQIKAYFRGGDPQKELSVVERLASGSLAGCISQTAIYPMEVLKTRLALRKTGQFNGIFDCAMKVYKNEGLRMFYRGYVPNIMGIIPYAGIDLAVYETLKKTYRQRTNGEDPGILALLGCGTISSTCGQLSSYPLALIRTKLQAQGAKGTDTLSSMFMKIVKQDGFFGLYRGLAPNFMKVIPAVSISYVVYEHSRDALGVKSG, translated from the exons ATGACGGGGGACAGCAGCAACCCCCCTATAAGTGCTGAGGACAACAAAAAATACCAAGAACTCTTTGACAAACTCGACGTGAACAAAGATGGACGTATTGATATCGCAGACTTAACAAGTTCTCTCACGGAAATGAACGTTCCTGTTGGACAAGCTCAG gaATTCTTAAAGAAACATGACTCAAACAAAGATGGTCAGATTGACTTTGCCGAATTCCTTAAATATGTCACCGTACATGATCAACAACTCCGACtttatttcaagaaaattgaTACTAACCAAGATG GTACAATTGATGCCAGCGAGATCCAGGAGTCTTTTCGTAAACTAGGCTTAAATATTGACAGAAATGAAGCTCAGAAATTATTACAGAG AATGGATAAGGATGGCActctaaaaatagattttaatgAGTGGAGGAACTTTTTGCTGTTGTCCCCGGCCCAGAACATCCATGATATGTTACACTACTGGAGACATGCTTCT ATAATAGATATTGGTGAGAACAATATGGTTCCGGATGATTTCACCGAGAAGGAAATGCAGACTGGGATGTGGTGGCGCCACCTAGTAGCTGGAGGTGCTGCAGGTGCGGTGTCAAGAACATGTACGGCCCCTCTAGATCGTCTCAAAGTTTTGCTTCAG GTACATGCCTCCAGTAAAAACAACTACGGTGTGGTAAATGGCTTCCGGTTCATGTTAAATGAGGGAGGTGTGAAATCTCTATGGCGAGGTAATGGAATTAATGTCATCAAGATAGCCCCTGAAACTGCCATTAAGTTCATGGCATATGAGCAA ATAAAAGCCTATTTCCGTGGAGGTGACCCTCAGAAAGAGCTGAGTGTTGTGGAACGTTTGGCTTCAGGCTCCCTCGCTGGCTGTATATCTCAGACTGCTATCTATCCAATGGAG GTGTTGAAGACAAGACTTGCCTTGAGGAAAACAGGACAGTTTAATGGTATATTTGACTGTGCTATGAAGGTCTATAAAAATGAAGGATTAAGAATGTTTTATCGCGGCTACGTACCAAATATCATGGGGATTATACCATATGCTGGTATAGACTTAGCTGTTTATGAG ACTCTAAAAAAGACGTATAGACAAAGAACAAATGGTGAGGATCCTGGCATCCTTGCCCTGCTTGGCTGTGGTACAATAAGTTCTACATGTGGGCAGCTGTCAAGTTATCCCTTAGCTCTGATCCGTACAAAACTACAGGCTCAAG GAGCTAAAGGTACAGACACATTATCATCTATGTTTATGAAGATAGTGAAACAGGATGGGTTCTTTGGACTTTATCGTGGCTTGGCTCCCAATTTTATGAAGGTGATACCTGCTGTGAGTATAAGTTATGTTGTGTATGAGCACTCACGAGATGCTCTTGGAGTGAAATCAGGGTAA